A genome region from Oenanthe melanoleuca isolate GR-GAL-2019-014 chromosome 2, OMel1.0, whole genome shotgun sequence includes the following:
- the GEM gene encoding GTP-binding protein GEM, whose translation MTLNNVTMRRTHNSSLHQQQQRWSIPADGKNLLVQKDSNEYNPQKRYTISPDEYYRRSWSSESSDSVISSESGSSCYRVVLIGEHGVGKSSLANIFAGVHDSIDSDCELLGEDTYERTLMVDGESATVILLDMWDNKREGEWIREHCMQVGDAYLIVYSITDRASFEKASELRIQLRRARQKEDIPIILVGNKSDLVRCREVSVAEGRACAVVFDCKFIETSAAVQHNVKELFEGIVRQVRLRRDSKEKNEKRLALQKRRESIPKKARRFWGKIVAKNNKNMAFKLKSKSCHDLSVL comes from the exons ATGACTCTCAACAATGTCACCATGCGTCGCACCCACAACAGCAgcctgcaccagcagcagcagcgatggagcatccctgctgatGGAAAGAACCTGCTGGTCCAGAAAGACTCCAACGAGTACAACCCACAGAAACGCTACACCATCAGCCCTGATGAATATTACAGGAGGAGCTGGTCCTCGGAGTCATCCGACTCCGTCATCTCCTCCGAGTCGGGCAGCAGCTGCTACCGCGTGGTGCTGATCGGGGAGCACGGCGTGGGCAAGTCCTCGCTGGCCAACATCTTTGCAGGGGTGCACGACAGCATTGACAGCGactgtgagctgctgggag aagaCACGTATGAAAGAACTCTGATGGTGGATGGCGAGAGCGCAACTGTTATCCTGCTCGACATGTGGGATAATAAG CGGGAGGGAGAATGGATTCGAGAGCACTGCATGCAAGTGGGAGACGCCTACCTGATCGTGTACTCCATCACCGACCGCGCGAGCTTTGAGAAGGCCTCAGAGCTCAGGATACAGCTCCGCAGGGCGCGCCAGAAAGAAGACATCCCCATCATTCTGGTTGGCAACAAAAGTGACCTCGTCAGGTGCCGCGAGGTTTCAGTGGCAG AGGGGCGAGCCTGTGCCGTGGTGTTCGACTGCAAGTTCATCGAGACGTCGGCAGCCGTGCAGCACAACGTGAAGGAGCTGTTCGAGGGCATCGTGCGGCAGGTGCGGCTCCGCAGGGACAGCAAGGAGAAGAACGAGAAGCGGCTGGCGCTGCAGAAACGCAGGGAGAGCATCCCCAAGAAAGCCAGGCGCTTCTGGGGGAAAATCGTTGCCAAGAACAACAAGAACATGGCCTTCAAACTCAAGTCCAAGTCTTGCCATGACCTATCAGTACTTTAA